A single region of the Paraburkholderia sprentiae WSM5005 genome encodes:
- a CDS encoding MFS transporter, whose product MNATTAASVAGSRQNAWRAVAAASIGNALEWFDLVVYGFFAVTISKLFFPAGNETVSLLLTLGTFGVSFFMRPLGAIVIGAYADRAGRKAALTLSILLMMSGTLIIAILPTYQSIGLAAPLILVLARLMQGFSAGGEFGSATAFLAEHVPGRRGFYASWQMASQGLTTLLAAGFGALLTGQLSPQQMASWGWRVPFFFGLLIGPVAFYIRTKLDETPEFLAAETTQTPLRDTFATQKLRLVIAIGVVILGTVSAYLMLFMPTYGVRQLGLAPSVAFSAIAVTGLIQMVFSPVVGHLSDLHGRTRIMLSAAVLLFVLVYPAFAFLIAHPSFGTLIVWQIVFGFLVSGYFGATPGLLSEIFPVQTRTTGMSLAYNIAVTIFGGFGPFIIAWLISATGSKAAPSYYVMFAALLSIAALIGARRKLGFR is encoded by the coding sequence ATGAATGCAACGACAGCAGCAAGCGTCGCGGGAAGCCGGCAGAATGCGTGGCGCGCGGTGGCGGCCGCCTCGATCGGCAACGCGCTCGAATGGTTCGACTTGGTGGTGTACGGCTTCTTCGCCGTGACCATCTCGAAGCTGTTTTTTCCGGCGGGCAACGAGACGGTGTCGCTGCTGCTCACGCTCGGCACGTTCGGCGTGTCGTTTTTCATGCGCCCGCTCGGTGCGATCGTGATCGGTGCGTATGCGGATCGCGCCGGGCGCAAGGCGGCGCTCACGCTTTCCATCTTGCTGATGATGAGCGGCACGCTGATCATCGCGATTTTGCCGACCTATCAGAGCATCGGCCTAGCCGCGCCGCTGATCCTCGTGCTCGCCCGGCTGATGCAGGGCTTCTCGGCGGGCGGCGAGTTCGGCAGCGCGACTGCGTTTCTCGCCGAGCACGTGCCGGGGCGGCGCGGCTTCTACGCGAGCTGGCAGATGGCGAGCCAAGGTCTGACGACGCTGCTCGCGGCCGGCTTCGGCGCGTTGCTGACTGGCCAACTGTCGCCACAGCAAATGGCGTCGTGGGGCTGGCGCGTGCCGTTCTTCTTCGGTCTGCTGATCGGGCCGGTCGCGTTCTATATCCGCACCAAGCTCGACGAGACGCCCGAATTTCTCGCCGCGGAAACGACGCAGACGCCGCTGCGCGACACGTTTGCGACGCAGAAGCTGCGGCTCGTGATCGCGATCGGCGTGGTGATCCTCGGGACCGTGTCCGCTTATCTGATGCTGTTCATGCCGACCTATGGCGTGCGGCAACTGGGGCTGGCGCCGTCGGTCGCGTTCTCGGCGATCGCCGTGACGGGTCTGATCCAGATGGTGTTCTCGCCGGTGGTCGGGCATCTGTCGGATCTGCATGGACGCACCCGCATCATGCTGAGCGCGGCGGTACTGCTGTTCGTGCTGGTCTATCCGGCGTTCGCGTTCCTGATCGCGCATCCGAGCTTCGGCACGCTGATCGTGTGGCAGATCGTATTCGGCTTTCTGGTCAGCGGGTATTTCGGCGCGACGCCGGGCCTGCTGTCGGAGATTTTCCCGGTGCAAACGCGCACGACCGGCATGTCGCTCGCGTATAACATCGCGGTGACGATCTTCGGCGGCTTCGGGCCGTTCATCATCGCGTGGCTGATCAGCGCGACCGGTTCGAAGGCCGCGCCGAGCTATTACGTGATGTTTGCCGCGTTGCTGAGCATCGCGGCCCTGATTGGCGCGCGGCGCAAGCTGGGGTTCCGCTAG
- the secF gene encoding protein translocase subunit SecF produces MEFFRFRKDIPFMQRALIFNAISLITFLAAVFFLVHRGLHLSVEFTGGTVIEVQYPGVVPLDPVRNTLGKLGYADAQVQNFGSSRDVLIRLPLKSGYTSAQQSEQVMGALKADTPQVQLQRVEFVGPQVGKELATDGLLALACVVAGIVIYLSFRFEWKYAVAGVIANLHDVVIILGFFAFFQWEFSLSVLAAVLAVLGYSVNESVVIFDRIRETFRRERKMSVIEVINHAITSTMSRTVITHGCTQMMVLSMFLFGGPTLHYFALALTVGILFGIYSSVFVAAALAMWFGVKREDLLKDKKERLDPDDPNAGAQV; encoded by the coding sequence ATGGAATTTTTCCGTTTCCGTAAAGACATTCCGTTCATGCAGCGCGCGTTGATCTTCAACGCGATCTCGCTGATTACCTTCCTCGCCGCCGTGTTCTTCCTCGTGCATCGCGGGCTGCACCTGTCGGTGGAATTCACCGGCGGTACCGTGATCGAGGTTCAGTATCCGGGCGTGGTTCCGCTCGACCCGGTGCGTAACACGCTCGGCAAGCTCGGCTATGCCGACGCGCAGGTGCAGAACTTCGGCTCCTCGCGCGACGTGCTGATCCGTCTGCCGCTGAAGTCGGGCTACACGTCCGCGCAGCAGAGCGAGCAGGTGATGGGCGCGCTGAAAGCCGACACGCCGCAAGTGCAGTTGCAGCGCGTCGAGTTCGTCGGTCCGCAGGTCGGCAAGGAACTCGCCACCGACGGTCTGCTCGCGCTCGCGTGCGTGGTGGCCGGTATCGTGATCTACCTGTCGTTCCGCTTCGAATGGAAGTACGCGGTGGCCGGCGTGATCGCCAACCTGCACGACGTCGTGATCATTCTCGGCTTCTTCGCGTTCTTCCAATGGGAGTTCTCGCTGTCGGTGCTGGCCGCGGTGCTCGCGGTGCTCGGCTATTCGGTCAACGAGTCGGTCGTTATCTTCGACCGGATTCGCGAAACCTTCCGCCGCGAACGCAAGATGAGCGTGATCGAAGTGATCAATCACGCGATCACCAGCACGATGTCGCGAACCGTCATCACGCACGGCTGTACGCAGATGATGGTGCTGTCGATGTTCCTGTTCGGCGGCCCGACGCTGCACTACTTCGCGCTCGCGCTGACGGTCGGTATTCTGTTCGGCATCTACTCGTCGGTGTTCGTCGCCGCGGCGCTCGCGATGTGGTTCGGCGTCAAGCGCGAAGACCTGCTGAAGGACAAGAAGGAACGCCTCGACCCGGACGATCCGAACGCGGGTGCGCAGGTTTGA
- the secD gene encoding protein translocase subunit SecD: MNRYPLWKYAVMLVALVIGLVYTLPNLYGEAPAVQVSSGKATVKLDATTLASVEAALAGNQIKPTAITFDNSQNNANIRVRLTDTDTQLRVKDLLQKSLNSDPNDPQYIVALNLQSASPTWMTALRALPMYLGLDLRGGVHFLLQVDMAGALNKKLDSDASDVRTLLRDNNVRDGGVNRVNQSVVVNLADQATADAALKLLGRSVSELQWVSQPNPGADGGVQLVGTFTPAVQRTVQDAALKQNITTLHNRVNELGVAEPVIQQQGSDRIVVELPGVQDTAKAKDIIGRTATLEARLADPVNTHPNPNDPVPPGDELFTQGNQAPVLLRKQVIFTGDRIIDASAGFDEHQRPSVNIRLDSAGGRAVRAVSRDNIGKPMAMVLFERGKGEVLTVATIQSELGDRFQITGQPTPQAAADLALLLRAGSLAAPMEIIEERTIGPSLGADNIKKGFHSVVWGFAAIAVFMIAYYMLFGVISTIGLSVNLLLLVAVLSMLQATLTLPGIAAIALALGMAIDSNVLINERVREELRHGAPPQLAIQNGYAHAWATILDSNVTTLIAGLALLAFGSGPVRGFAIVHCIGILTSMFSAVFFSRGLVNFWYGGKKKLKSLSIGQVWRPQAAAAGSAAYVGNSVGNSLASSDAATDTAQAIATAKASAKASAKAPAAAGAQGRAKPTVRRRNTPGTPTSNDSTPQKPGSSR; this comes from the coding sequence ATGAATCGCTACCCCCTCTGGAAATACGCCGTGATGCTGGTGGCTCTGGTCATCGGCCTCGTGTACACGCTGCCCAATCTGTACGGCGAAGCGCCGGCGGTGCAAGTGTCGAGCGGCAAGGCAACGGTCAAGCTCGACGCCACCACGCTTGCGTCAGTCGAAGCGGCGCTCGCCGGCAATCAGATCAAGCCGACCGCGATTACGTTCGACAACTCGCAGAACAACGCGAACATCCGCGTGCGCCTGACGGACACGGACACGCAGCTGCGCGTCAAAGATCTGCTGCAGAAGTCGCTCAACAGCGACCCGAACGATCCGCAGTACATCGTCGCACTGAACCTGCAAAGCGCGTCGCCGACCTGGATGACCGCGCTGCGCGCACTGCCGATGTACCTGGGTCTGGACCTGCGCGGCGGCGTGCATTTCCTGCTGCAGGTCGACATGGCCGGCGCCCTGAACAAGAAACTCGATTCGGACGCCTCGGACGTGCGCACGCTGCTGCGCGACAACAACGTCCGCGACGGCGGCGTGAATCGCGTGAACCAGTCGGTGGTGGTGAATCTGGCCGACCAGGCCACGGCGGACGCGGCGCTCAAGCTGCTCGGTCGCAGCGTCAGCGAACTGCAGTGGGTGTCGCAGCCGAACCCCGGTGCGGACGGCGGCGTGCAACTCGTCGGCACCTTCACGCCGGCCGTGCAACGCACCGTGCAGGACGCCGCGCTCAAGCAGAACATCACGACGCTGCATAACCGTGTGAACGAACTCGGCGTGGCCGAGCCGGTGATCCAGCAACAGGGCTCGGACCGTATCGTGGTCGAACTGCCGGGCGTGCAGGACACCGCGAAGGCGAAGGACATCATCGGCCGCACGGCGACGCTCGAAGCGCGCCTCGCCGACCCGGTCAACACGCATCCGAACCCGAACGACCCGGTGCCGCCGGGCGATGAACTCTTCACGCAAGGCAACCAGGCGCCGGTGCTGCTGCGCAAGCAGGTGATCTTCACCGGCGACCGCATCATCGACGCATCAGCGGGCTTCGACGAGCATCAGCGTCCGTCGGTCAACATCCGTCTCGATTCGGCAGGCGGCCGCGCGGTGCGCGCAGTGTCGCGCGACAACATCGGCAAGCCGATGGCGATGGTGCTGTTCGAACGCGGCAAGGGCGAAGTGCTGACGGTCGCGACCATTCAGTCGGAACTGGGCGACCGCTTCCAGATCACCGGCCAGCCGACCCCGCAAGCGGCCGCCGACCTCGCGCTGCTGCTGCGCGCCGGTTCGCTCGCCGCGCCGATGGAAATCATCGAGGAACGCACGATCGGCCCGAGCCTCGGCGCCGACAACATCAAGAAGGGCTTCCACTCGGTCGTGTGGGGCTTCGCGGCGATCGCCGTGTTCATGATCGCGTACTACATGCTGTTCGGCGTGATCTCGACGATCGGCCTGTCCGTGAACCTGTTGCTGCTGGTCGCGGTGCTGTCGATGCTGCAGGCCACGCTCACGCTGCCGGGTATCGCCGCTATCGCGCTCGCGCTCGGTATGGCGATCGACTCGAACGTGCTGATCAACGAGCGCGTGCGCGAGGAACTGCGCCACGGCGCGCCGCCGCAACTGGCCATCCAGAACGGCTACGCGCATGCATGGGCGACGATTCTCGACTCGAACGTGACCACGCTGATCGCCGGCCTCGCGCTGCTCGCTTTCGGCTCCGGTCCGGTGCGCGGCTTCGCGATCGTCCACTGTATCGGCATACTGACGTCGATGTTCTCGGCGGTGTTCTTCTCGCGCGGCCTGGTCAACTTCTGGTACGGCGGCAAGAAGAAGCTGAAGTCGCTGTCCATCGGCCAGGTGTGGCGTCCGCAAGCGGCGGCGGCAGGCTCGGCCGCCTATGTTGGCAACAGCGTTGGCAATAGCCTCGCCAGCAGCGACGCCGCGACCGACACCGCGCAGGCCATCGCCACTGCGAAGGCGAGCGCCAAGGCAAGCGCGAAGGCACCGGCCGCGGCCGGCGCGCAGGGTCGCGCGAAGCCGACCGTGCGCCGCCGCAATACGCCGGGTACGCCGACGTCGAACGACTCGACGCCGCAGAAACCGGGTTCGTCCCGCTGA
- the yajC gene encoding preprotein translocase subunit YajC: MSFISNAFAQGAAAGGIESNLMSFLPLILMFGVLYFIMIRPQMKRQKEHRSMLAAMARGDEVVTNGGIVGKVTKVGEAYVGIEISEGTEITVQKASVTTILPKGTIKSL, encoded by the coding sequence GTGTCGTTCATTTCAAATGCCTTCGCGCAAGGCGCTGCAGCAGGCGGTATCGAATCCAACCTGATGAGCTTCCTGCCGCTGATCCTGATGTTCGGCGTGCTGTACTTCATCATGATTCGCCCGCAAATGAAGCGCCAGAAGGAACATCGCAGCATGCTCGCAGCGATGGCCAGGGGCGACGAAGTCGTGACGAACGGCGGCATCGTCGGCAAGGTCACGAAGGTGGGCGAAGCCTACGTCGGCATCGAAATTTCGGAAGGCACGGAAATCACCGTGCAAAAGGCGTCGGTCACGACAATTCTTCCGAAGGGCACGATCAAGTCGCTGTAA
- the tgt gene encoding tRNA guanosine(34) transglycosylase Tgt: MTLGHPSSQRPAHERPENGLKFELLGTDGLARRGRVTLNHGVVETPIFMPVGTYGTVKAVQPRELDEMHAQIILGNTFHLWLRPGLETIDAHGGLHGFMGWKKPILTDSGGFQVFSLGDLRKITEDGVTFASPINGDRLFLSPEVSMQIQKVLNSDIVMQFDECTPYATNNIPTSHKEAAESMRMSMRWAQRSIDEFQRLGNPNALFGIVQGGMFEDLRDESLAGLAEKNFHGLAIGGLSVGEPKEDMMRVLNHIGPKLPADKPHYLMGVGTPEDLVAGVAAGVDMFDCVMPTRNARNGWLFTRFGDVKIRNATHKNSLRPLDEQCGCYTCRNFTRGYLHHLHRVGEILGAQLNTIHNLHYYLELMQEMRDAIEAKLFDAFRKRFHENRARGVEPSS, from the coding sequence ATGACCCTTGGTCATCCATCGTCGCAACGTCCTGCCCACGAGCGCCCGGAGAATGGCCTCAAATTCGAACTGCTCGGCACCGACGGCCTCGCGCGCCGCGGCCGCGTCACGCTCAATCACGGCGTGGTCGAAACGCCGATCTTCATGCCGGTCGGCACGTACGGCACCGTGAAAGCTGTGCAGCCGCGCGAGCTCGATGAAATGCATGCGCAGATCATCCTCGGCAACACGTTTCACCTGTGGCTGCGCCCCGGCCTCGAAACGATCGACGCCCACGGCGGCCTGCACGGCTTCATGGGCTGGAAAAAGCCGATCCTGACCGACTCGGGCGGCTTCCAGGTGTTCTCGCTCGGCGATCTGCGCAAGATCACCGAGGACGGCGTTACGTTCGCGTCGCCGATCAACGGCGACCGGCTGTTCCTGTCGCCGGAAGTGTCGATGCAGATCCAGAAGGTGCTGAACTCGGACATCGTGATGCAGTTCGACGAATGCACGCCGTACGCGACCAACAACATCCCGACCTCGCACAAGGAAGCGGCAGAATCGATGCGCATGTCGATGCGCTGGGCGCAACGCTCGATCGACGAGTTCCAGCGCCTGGGCAATCCGAATGCGCTGTTCGGCATCGTGCAGGGTGGGATGTTCGAGGACCTGCGCGACGAGTCGCTCGCCGGGCTCGCGGAAAAAAACTTCCACGGCCTCGCGATCGGCGGTCTGTCGGTCGGCGAACCGAAGGAAGACATGATGCGGGTCCTGAACCACATCGGCCCCAAGCTGCCCGCCGACAAGCCGCACTACCTGATGGGCGTCGGCACGCCGGAAGATCTGGTGGCCGGGGTCGCGGCCGGCGTCGACATGTTCGACTGCGTGATGCCGACGCGCAACGCGCGCAACGGCTGGCTCTTCACGCGCTTTGGCGACGTCAAGATCCGCAACGCGACGCACAAGAACTCGCTGCGCCCACTCGACGAGCAATGCGGCTGCTACACCTGCCGCAACTTCACGCGCGGCTATCTGCACCATCTGCATCGCGTCGGCGAAATCCTCGGCGCGCAGCTGAACACGATCCACAACCTGCATTACTACCTGGAACTGATGCAGGAAATGCGCGATGCGATCGAGGCGAAGCTGTTCGACGCATTCCGCAAGCGCTTCCACGAAAACCGCGCGCGCGGCGTCGAACCGTCGTCCTGA
- the queA gene encoding tRNA preQ1(34) S-adenosylmethionine ribosyltransferase-isomerase QueA gives MFTLSDFDFDLPPELIAQVALPERSASRLLDVDAAGVADGAARLIDRRFTELPECVAPGDLLVFNDTKVLKARFFGQKASGGKIEVLVERLIGERSALAQVRASKSPQAGTTIRLADAFDVTVGERVDQFYTLHFPDDCLTLIEQYGRLPLPPYIEHDPDATDETRYQTVFAQNPGAVAAPTAGLHFDDALLARLDANGVERATLTLHVGAGTFQPVRVENIAEHKMHSEWYHLPQALADKIAATKARGNRVIAVGTTSMRALEAAARDAEAAGHPLAAASAETDIFITPGYRFRVVDRLVTNFHLPKSTLLMLVSAFAGVETIRAAYRHAIDERYRFFSYGDAMLLTRRDA, from the coding sequence ATGTTTACGCTTTCCGATTTCGATTTCGATCTGCCGCCCGAGCTGATCGCGCAAGTCGCGTTGCCCGAGCGCAGCGCAAGCCGTCTGCTCGACGTGGACGCCGCAGGCGTCGCCGACGGCGCCGCGCGCCTGATCGACCGCCGCTTCACCGAGCTGCCCGAGTGCGTCGCGCCGGGCGATCTGCTGGTCTTCAACGATACCAAAGTGCTGAAGGCGCGTTTCTTCGGCCAGAAAGCGAGCGGCGGCAAGATCGAAGTGCTGGTCGAGCGCCTGATCGGCGAGCGCAGCGCGCTCGCGCAGGTCCGCGCGAGCAAGAGCCCGCAGGCGGGAACGACGATCCGTCTCGCCGATGCGTTCGACGTCACCGTCGGCGAGCGCGTCGATCAGTTCTACACGCTGCATTTCCCCGACGACTGTCTGACGCTGATCGAGCAGTACGGCCGTCTGCCGCTGCCGCCCTACATCGAGCACGACCCCGACGCGACCGACGAAACCCGCTATCAGACCGTGTTCGCGCAAAACCCGGGCGCGGTCGCCGCGCCGACCGCCGGCCTGCACTTCGACGACGCGCTGCTCGCCAGGCTTGACGCAAACGGTGTCGAACGCGCAACGCTGACGCTGCACGTCGGCGCGGGCACGTTCCAGCCGGTGCGGGTCGAGAACATCGCCGAGCACAAGATGCACAGCGAGTGGTATCACCTGCCGCAAGCGCTCGCGGACAAGATCGCCGCGACGAAAGCGCGCGGCAATCGCGTGATCGCGGTCGGTACGACCTCGATGCGCGCGCTCGAAGCCGCCGCGCGCGACGCCGAAGCCGCCGGCCATCCGCTCGCCGCGGCGAGCGCGGAAACCGATATCTTCATCACGCCGGGTTACCGCTTTCGGGTGGTCGACCGCCTGGTCACGAACTTCCATTTGCCGAAGTCGACGCTGCTGATGTTGGTGTCGGCATTCGCGGGCGTCGAGACGATTCGCGCCGCGTATCGTCATGCGATCGACGAGCGCTATCGCTTTTTCAGTTACGGTGACGCGATGCTGCTCACGCGGCGCGATGCATAA
- the recG gene encoding ATP-dependent DNA helicase RecG, whose amino-acid sequence MPLSDRRSSVATLEAGAEPRRRGARAEAGQRDQAQGGARRDMTAAGHDAGRDGEPTGAAAGDPPDEFAADHASDDKPAAKVKATAKTAAKPAAKTPVKTADKLAKLGLTRDIDLVLHLPMRYEDETSLTPIAHLLPGGIAQTEGVVFDNEIAYRPRRQLLVKLRDADADGDELVLRFLNFYGSQVKQMAPGARLRVRGDVRGGFFGMEMVHPTVRVVDEDTPLPQALTPVYPSTAGVSQAYLRKAIDNALARTSLPELLPVPVARAFLEPLGVPALMDAVRTLHHPGAQSDETALIDGTHPAWVRIKFEELLAQQMSLKRAHDERRARAAPAMPRRKLGDESALVARLLKALPFSLTAAQQRVGGEIALDLTQPHPMQRLLQGDVGSGKTIVAALAAAQAIDAGYQAALMAPTEILAEQHARKLRGWLEPLGVNVAWLAGSLKTREKRAAIEAAALGTAQLVIGTHAIIQDAVEFARLGLVIVDEQHRFGVAQRLALRAKAQGAADGAPDFQPHQLMMSATPIPRTLAMTYYADLDVSTIDELPPGRTPILTKLVSDARREEVIGRVREAALTGRQVYWVCPLIEESETLQLQTAVETYETLVAALPELKVGLVHGRLAPAEKAAVMDAFSRNEIQLLVATTVIEVGVDVPNASLMVIEHAERFGLAQLHQLRGRVGRGSAASVCVLLYTGPLSMTARARLQTMRETTDGFEIARRDLDIRGPGEFLGARQSGAAMLRFADLQNDQHLIEPAREAAATLLDQYPDIVIQHLARWLGAREQYLKA is encoded by the coding sequence ATGCCTTTGTCCGACCGCCGATCGTCCGTTGCCACCCTCGAAGCGGGCGCCGAACCGCGGCGCCGTGGCGCGCGAGCGGAGGCGGGGCAACGGGATCAGGCGCAAGGGGGCGCGCGTCGCGACATGACGGCGGCTGGCCACGATGCCGGTCGCGACGGCGAGCCCACCGGCGCCGCCGCGGGCGACCCGCCGGATGAATTCGCGGCCGACCACGCAAGCGACGATAAACCCGCCGCCAAAGTCAAAGCCACGGCGAAGACCGCCGCCAAACCCGCAGCCAAAACCCCCGTCAAAACCGCCGACAAGCTCGCCAAGCTCGGGCTCACGCGCGACATCGACCTCGTGCTGCATCTGCCGATGCGCTACGAAGACGAAACCTCGCTGACGCCGATCGCTCACCTGCTGCCCGGTGGCATCGCGCAAACCGAGGGCGTGGTGTTCGACAACGAGATCGCCTATCGCCCGCGTCGGCAGCTGCTCGTGAAGCTGCGCGACGCAGACGCCGACGGCGACGAGCTCGTGCTGCGCTTTCTGAATTTCTACGGTTCGCAGGTCAAGCAGATGGCGCCCGGCGCGCGCCTGCGCGTGCGCGGCGACGTGCGCGGCGGCTTTTTCGGCATGGAGATGGTGCACCCGACCGTGCGCGTCGTCGATGAGGACACGCCGCTGCCGCAGGCGCTGACGCCGGTCTACCCGAGCACCGCGGGCGTATCGCAGGCGTATCTGCGCAAGGCGATCGACAACGCGCTCGCGCGCACGTCGCTGCCGGAGCTGCTGCCCGTGCCGGTCGCGCGCGCGTTTCTCGAGCCGCTTGGCGTGCCCGCGCTGATGGACGCGGTGCGCACGCTGCATCATCCGGGCGCGCAGTCGGACGAAACGGCGCTGATCGACGGCACCCATCCGGCCTGGGTGCGCATCAAGTTCGAGGAACTGCTCGCGCAGCAGATGTCGCTCAAGCGCGCGCACGACGAGCGTCGCGCGCGCGCCGCGCCGGCCATGCCGCGCCGCAAGCTCGGCGACGAGTCGGCGCTGGTCGCGCGTCTGCTGAAGGCGCTGCCGTTTTCGCTGACGGCCGCGCAGCAGCGCGTCGGCGGCGAGATCGCGCTCGATCTGACGCAGCCGCATCCGATGCAGCGGCTGTTGCAGGGCGACGTCGGCAGCGGCAAGACGATCGTCGCGGCGCTTGCTGCCGCGCAGGCGATCGACGCCGGCTACCAGGCCGCGCTGATGGCGCCGACCGAAATCCTCGCCGAGCAGCACGCGCGTAAATTGCGCGGCTGGCTGGAGCCGCTCGGCGTGAACGTCGCGTGGCTCGCGGGTAGTCTGAAGACCAGGGAGAAGCGCGCGGCAATCGAAGCGGCCGCGCTCGGCACCGCGCAGCTCGTGATCGGCACGCACGCGATCATCCAGGACGCGGTCGAGTTCGCGCGCCTGGGGCTCGTGATCGTCGACGAGCAGCATCGCTTCGGTGTCGCGCAACGGCTCGCACTGCGCGCGAAGGCGCAGGGCGCCGCCGACGGCGCGCCCGACTTCCAGCCGCATCAGCTGATGATGTCCGCGACGCCGATTCCGCGCACGCTCGCAATGACTTACTACGCTGACCTCGACGTCTCGACGATCGACGAATTGCCGCCCGGCCGCACCCCGATCCTCACCAAGCTCGTGTCCGACGCGCGCCGCGAAGAGGTGATCGGCCGCGTGCGCGAGGCGGCGCTGACGGGGCGTCAGGTGTACTGGGTGTGTCCGCTGATCGAAGAAAGCGAGACCCTGCAGCTGCAAACCGCGGTCGAGACCTACGAGACGCTCGTGGCCGCGCTGCCTGAACTGAAGGTCGGGCTCGTGCACGGGCGCCTCGCGCCCGCTGAAAAGGCCGCGGTCATGGACGCGTTTTCGCGCAACGAGATCCAGTTGCTGGTCGCGACCACGGTGATCGAAGTGGGTGTCGACGTGCCGAACGCGTCGTTGATGGTGATCGAGCATGCGGAGCGCTTCGGTCTCGCGCAGCTACATCAGTTGCGCGGACGGGTGGGGCGCGGCAGCGCCGCGTCGGTTTGCGTACTGCTGTACACCGGACCGCTGTCGATGACCGCCCGCGCCCGCCTGCAAACGATGCGCGAAACCACCGACGGCTTCGAGATCGCCCGCCGCGACCTCGACATCCGCGGGCCCGGCGAATTCCTCGGCGCGCGTCAATCGGGCGCGGCGATGCTGCGTTTCGCCGACCTGCAGAACGATCAGCACCTGATTGAGCCGGCGCGCGAGGCCGCCGCGACGCTGCTCGACCAGTATCCGGACATCGTCATCCAGCATCTGGCGCGCTGGCTCGGCGCGCGCGAGCAATACCTGAAAGCCTGA
- a CDS encoding LysR substrate-binding domain-containing protein translates to MTLTELKYIVAVARERHFGRAAEACFVSQPTLSVAIKKLEDELNVQIFERGTSEVSVTPIGEQIVTQAQRVLEQTLAIKEIAKQGKDPLVGPLRLGVIYTIGPYLLPTLVKQMIRRVPQMPLMLQENYTLKLIELLKQGEIDVAIMALPFPETGLTLRPLYDEPFVVALPSGHAWESRPKIDPDDLKQETMLLLGSGHCFRDHVLGVCPELMRFSQNADGIQKTFEGSSLETIRHMVASGVGITVLPRMSVHEVKPHAGGIDAGLLSYVAFDEPVPDRRVVLAWRKSFTRMPAIDAICEAVAACDLPGVKKLDLPTAVN, encoded by the coding sequence ATGACGCTCACCGAATTGAAATACATCGTTGCGGTGGCCCGCGAGCGGCACTTCGGCCGGGCCGCCGAGGCGTGTTTCGTCAGCCAGCCCACGCTGTCCGTGGCCATCAAGAAGCTCGAAGACGAGCTGAACGTGCAGATCTTCGAGCGCGGCACCAGCGAGGTCAGCGTCACGCCGATCGGCGAACAGATCGTCACGCAGGCGCAACGCGTGCTCGAGCAGACGCTTGCGATCAAGGAAATCGCCAAGCAGGGCAAGGACCCGCTGGTCGGTCCGCTGCGCCTTGGCGTGATCTACACGATCGGGCCGTACCTGCTGCCGACGCTCGTCAAGCAGATGATCCGGCGTGTGCCGCAGATGCCGCTGATGCTGCAGGAAAACTACACGCTCAAGCTGATCGAGCTGCTCAAGCAGGGCGAAATCGACGTCGCGATCATGGCGCTGCCATTTCCCGAAACCGGTCTGACGCTGCGCCCGCTTTACGACGAGCCATTCGTCGTCGCGCTGCCGTCTGGTCACGCGTGGGAAAGCCGCCCGAAGATCGACCCCGACGATCTGAAGCAGGAAACCATGCTGCTGCTCGGCAGCGGCCACTGCTTCCGCGATCATGTGCTCGGCGTGTGTCCCGAACTGATGCGTTTTTCGCAGAACGCGGACGGCATCCAGAAGACCTTCGAGGGCTCGTCGCTCGAAACGATTCGTCATATGGTCGCGAGCGGGGTCGGCATTACCGTGCTGCCGCGCATGTCGGTGCACGAGGTCAAGCCGCACGCGGGCGGGATCGACGCGGGCCTGCTCAGCTACGTCGCGTTCGACGAGCCGGTGCCCGATCGCCGCGTCGTGCTGGCATGGCGCAAGAGCTTCACGCGCATGCCCGCGATCGACGCGATCTGCGAGGCAGTCGCTGCGTGCGACCTGCCTGGCGTCAAAAAGCTCGATCTGCCGACCGCCGTCAACTGA